AGTGGCTGTACGCACAATCGGAGAGGCCTATGAAGGGTACGATGTTTATGACTATGAATATGAAGGCAGAGAAACCCCAACTGATACGATTGCAGAGGATACCTTTGAGTTAAAGATTAGATCTGATGGACAAGAAATCACAAAGAACGTGCGTGTGCGATTTAACACACAAACGGGCGACCTGTTGCAAATCACTGTTGTTGAAGAGTAAAACGTCATTTGAAGACATTTTTCTACCAAAAAAGAAAGGGACTTCACTTTTAAGGAGAAGCCCCTTTCTTTTTGCATGTTATTATCTTCATGGTCCCCATCTCATATCTTTTTAACTACAGAGAAAGCCAATGCATTCAGTTCATGACACTATATAGCTCTATGTCTCATTAGTGAGTAACCTACAGTTCATTTCAATAAACGTTGTCAGCTGATAAACCACCTCATGTAAATCATCCGATAAGGGCGAATGCCCGCAATGTGGTAAACGTACATGTTTCGCCTCCGGCCCTAAGTCCTTAACTAGCTCATGTGACATTTCCCTAGGAATGACCCGATCCTCTTCTCCAGTAATCACCAAAACGGGCGCCTTTATGTGATTAACGTCACCCGACCCTTTCATAAGCCCATTGTCATATTCACTTATATTAAACGTATTAATGGCATCATAAATATCAATCAAATTTCGTTGCTTACACATTTCTTCAAGGTATTGATGATACCTGTCCTTATGGGGTCTGCCATTCTGGTATACGAGGAGGTTCCATAAAACCTTAAGAATCAAGTGGTTATGTTCTTCATACGCCTTTAAGACCAATTGTGTTTTCAATAAGTTACGCTCAATCTCTTCCTTGGTGGTTAAACGTTTGCCTCTTATTGGTTTAGGAAGGCCATACGTTATCTTATATATCGGATATCCTCTCGTTGATATCGAACACATCAGCGTTAATGTTTTGACGATCTGGGGGTGCCGCGCCGCTAGACACATGGCCACACCACCACCGGTAGACCAGCCCACTACATGAGCGTTAGATAGGCCCATTTGCACCACAAACTGAAAGATGTCTTCAGCTAGCTCATACAGTGAATCAAAGGGTTGCTTGTAGCTTGATTCCCCACATCCCCGCAAATCAATAGCATATATTTTATATTCAACGGGCATATGCTCCATTAGTATATCCCAGTGTGTTGAAGAAGACATATTACCGTGAATTAGTAATAGCGGTGTAACGCCCCCTTCCC
This portion of the Caldalkalibacillus salinus genome encodes:
- a CDS encoding DUF3889 domain-containing protein: MRKITMILLLSMLLGTCTLPAMAISEESQDVIQEAQQDYEKWGRVAVRTIGEAYEGYDVYDYEYEGRETPTDTIAEDTFELKIRSDGQEITKNVRVRFNTQTGDLLQITVVEE
- a CDS encoding alpha/beta fold hydrolase, producing the protein MSSNVVLKKVFIPNGEIMAYREREGGVTPLLLIHGNMSSSTHWDILMEHMPVEYKIYAIDLRGCGESSYKQPFDSLYELAEDIFQFVVQMGLSNAHVVGWSTGGGVAMCLAARHPQIVKTLTLMCSISTRGYPIYKITYGLPKPIRGKRLTTKEEIERNLLKTQLVLKAYEEHNHLILKVLWNLLVYQNGRPHKDRYHQYLEEMCKQRNLIDIYDAINTFNISEYDNGLMKGSGDVNHIKAPVLVITGEEDRVIPREMSHELVKDLGPEAKHVRLPHCGHSPLSDDLHEVVYQLTTFIEMNCRLLTNET